From a region of the Methylomonas rapida genome:
- the ppc gene encoding phosphoenolpyruvate carboxylase, whose translation MSPTADYDDKALRSAIRLLKLMLGKVLKSQASPEVAAIVEQLQHQFTVLQRDHSPGRRQQLLNTLQGLPADMMNEVIRAFSLYFSLLNIAEESTQLQQRRHQIEKNKHYWRGSFHDTLLAFKDSGVTPVQLQVLLNDLNYLPVMTAHPTEAKRRTVRGALRNVFISHEKLLHSDVKGYFREEALERLHGQIQLLWKTDEVRARSMGVVDEIEAGLFYFPLSLFEATAQVYRNFHRALVDVYGNEAAARIKIPGFLNFGSWIGGDRDGNPNVKPHTTALALRLQARTIAQEYLRRLDNLREQLAYSHGLCEPTAAFLQSLERDRELLGESAIAIERTCMQEPYRHKLSLMKFRMHKRLELIDQRIAGDSSQTDAVAYNNIQSFHTDLCVIRESLISHGDRAIADRDLLDLIRLTEVFGFHLMQLDVRQESGRHSLAVAEILASALGIDYLALDEDKRLEVLSETIAIAGGLGYAASHLSAATLETLEVFQVMAQMRREIGNDCFSRYVISMTHSASHVMEVLLLAAQNGLAGRIGGQWYCHIGVSPLFETIDDLNHIDSVLRGLLAQPVYRALLNASGMRQEVMLGYSDSCKDGGILASAWGLYSAQQQVMAISDSEGVPCRLFHGRGGTIGRGGGPTHEAILAQPPATVRGQIKFTEQGEVLFYRYNNMETAIYELTMGITGLMKASLSVVQPVEPDRTENLAVMSELAQLGERSYRQLTEHTPGFLDYFYEATPVQEIGQLNIGSRPSHRKKQDRSKYSVRAIAWVFAWAQSRQTFPAWYGIGSSLEHYCAGNPERLRTLRELYKDWPFFRNLLSNAQMALSKSDMSIAEEYSALCSDPEVGKRIHGLIAAEYRRCVDWVLEIAESDRLLAENPQLAASLRRRNDYLGPLNYMQAGLLRALNQDSDNESSQSIWMKPLLRTINAIAAGMRNTG comes from the coding sequence ATGTCACCGACCGCCGATTATGATGACAAAGCCTTGCGCTCCGCAATTCGTTTATTGAAACTGATGCTGGGGAAGGTTTTGAAAAGCCAGGCCAGTCCGGAGGTTGCCGCCATCGTCGAGCAATTACAGCATCAATTCACGGTATTGCAGCGCGACCACAGTCCCGGGCGCCGCCAGCAATTGCTCAATACCTTGCAAGGCCTGCCGGCCGACATGATGAATGAAGTCATCCGCGCTTTCAGTCTGTATTTCAGTTTGCTCAACATCGCCGAAGAATCGACACAACTACAACAACGCCGTCATCAAATCGAAAAAAACAAACATTATTGGCGAGGATCTTTTCACGACACACTGTTGGCGTTCAAGGATTCCGGCGTCACGCCAGTCCAATTACAAGTCTTGTTGAACGACTTGAATTACCTGCCGGTGATGACGGCACACCCGACCGAAGCCAAGCGACGCACGGTGCGCGGCGCATTACGCAACGTTTTCATCAGCCACGAAAAATTGCTCCATTCCGATGTGAAGGGTTATTTTCGCGAAGAAGCGCTGGAACGCTTGCATGGCCAAATTCAATTGCTCTGGAAAACGGACGAAGTGCGCGCGCGCAGCATGGGCGTGGTCGATGAAATCGAGGCCGGCTTGTTTTATTTCCCGTTGTCGCTGTTCGAGGCAACGGCTCAGGTTTACCGCAATTTCCACCGAGCACTGGTGGATGTCTATGGCAACGAGGCAGCGGCTCGGATCAAAATCCCCGGTTTTTTGAATTTCGGCTCCTGGATTGGTGGCGACCGCGACGGCAACCCCAACGTAAAACCGCACACCACCGCGCTGGCCTTGCGCCTGCAAGCGCGCACGATTGCCCAGGAATATTTGCGCCGCCTGGACAACTTGCGCGAACAACTCGCCTATTCTCACGGCTTGTGTGAACCCACCGCCGCCTTCCTGCAAAGCCTGGAACGCGACCGCGAATTGCTCGGCGAAAGCGCGATTGCGATAGAGCGAACCTGCATGCAGGAACCTTACCGGCACAAGCTGTCGTTGATGAAATTCCGCATGCACAAACGCCTGGAGTTGATCGATCAACGCATCGCCGGCGACAGCTCGCAAACCGATGCGGTGGCGTACAACAACATACAAAGCTTTCATACCGATTTGTGCGTCATTCGCGAATCGCTGATCAGCCACGGCGATAGAGCCATTGCCGACCGTGACTTGCTGGATTTGATCCGCCTGACCGAAGTGTTTGGCTTTCATTTGATGCAACTGGACGTGCGCCAGGAATCAGGCCGCCACAGCCTGGCCGTGGCGGAAATTCTGGCTTCGGCGCTGGGCATCGATTACCTGGCGCTGGATGAAGACAAGCGCCTGGAAGTCTTGAGCGAAACCATCGCCATCGCAGGTGGCTTGGGATATGCCGCCAGCCATTTATCCGCCGCCACGCTGGAAACGCTGGAAGTATTCCAGGTCATGGCGCAAATGCGCCGCGAAATCGGCAACGATTGCTTCAGCCGTTACGTGATTTCGATGACCCATTCCGCCAGTCACGTGATGGAAGTATTGCTGCTGGCCGCGCAAAACGGCCTGGCCGGGCGCATAGGCGGGCAATGGTATTGCCACATCGGCGTCAGTCCGCTATTCGAAACCATAGATGACCTCAACCACATCGACAGCGTCTTGCGCGGCTTACTGGCGCAACCCGTTTATCGGGCCTTGTTAAACGCCTCCGGCATGCGCCAGGAAGTGATGCTGGGCTATTCCGATTCCTGCAAGGACGGTGGCATTCTGGCCTCGGCCTGGGGCTTGTACTCCGCGCAACAGCAAGTCATGGCGATTTCCGATAGCGAAGGCGTACCCTGCCGCTTGTTCCACGGCCGCGGCGGCACCATCGGCCGCGGCGGCGGCCCGACTCACGAGGCGATTTTGGCGCAACCACCGGCGACCGTGCGTGGCCAAATCAAGTTCACCGAGCAAGGCGAAGTATTGTTCTATCGTTACAACAACATGGAAACCGCCATTTACGAACTGACGATGGGCATCACCGGTTTGATGAAGGCCAGCCTGAGCGTGGTGCAACCGGTCGAACCAGACAGAACCGAAAACCTGGCAGTCATGAGCGAACTGGCGCAACTCGGCGAACGCAGTTACCGACAATTGACCGAGCACACGCCCGGCTTCCTGGATTATTTTTACGAAGCCACCCCGGTGCAGGAAATCGGTCAGCTCAATATCGGCTCAAGGCCGTCGCACCGCAAAAAGCAGGACCGCTCCAAATATTCGGTGCGTGCCATCGCCTGGGTATTTGCCTGGGCGCAGTCGCGGCAAACCTTTCCGGCTTGGTACGGCATAGGTTCCAGCCTGGAGCATTATTGCGCCGGCAATCCGGAGCGTCTGAGGACGCTGCGCGAGTTGTATAAGGATTGGCCGTTTTTCCGTAACTTGCTCAGCAACGCGCAAATGGCCCTGAGCAAGTCCGACATGAGCATCGCCGAAGAATACAGCGCGCTGTGCAGCGACCCGGAAGTCGGTAAACGCATACACGGCCTGATCGCCGCAGAATACAGGCGTTGCGTGGACTGGGTGCTGGAAATCGCCGAATCCGACCGGCTGTTGGCCGAAAATCCGCAACTGGCCGCGTCTTTACGCCGCCGTAACGATTATCTCGGGCCGTTGAACTATATGCAGGCCGGCTTGCTGCGCGCGCTCAATCAAGACAGCGACAACGAAAGCAGTCAAAGCATCTGGATGAAACCCCTGCTGCGCACCATCAATGCCATCGCCGCGGGCATGAGAAATACCGGTTGA
- the nhaR gene encoding transcriptional activator NhaR: MERINYQHLYYFWTVAKHGSISAACEVLHLAQPTISGQLTVFEQSVGAKLLRKEGRKLVLTDTGRAVYHYADEIFALGREMTHMLKGRTTERGLRLNIGVSDAMPKLIAYRLMAPLLRLSDPKQIHCVEDKTERLLTEIGLHSIDMMLSDVPATPASGARVFNHFLGESAVAIFAAPDLAARYRQDFPRCLNGAPFLLPTINTALRRSLDQWFDDKQLSPTIQAEVEDSGLLKTFGAAGVGLFFSPRAVASEIQRQYGTEMLGPAEGVFERFYAITAQRRLKHPLVTAILDNARQGLLDLLDRPG; this comes from the coding sequence ATGGAACGTATCAATTATCAGCATTTGTATTATTTCTGGACGGTGGCCAAGCACGGCAGCATCAGCGCGGCCTGCGAGGTGCTGCATCTGGCTCAGCCCACCATCAGCGGACAATTGACGGTGTTCGAACAGTCCGTAGGTGCCAAGTTGCTGCGTAAGGAAGGACGCAAGCTTGTACTAACCGATACCGGGCGGGCGGTCTATCACTATGCCGATGAAATCTTCGCGTTGGGGCGGGAAATGACGCACATGTTGAAGGGACGCACCACCGAGCGCGGCTTGCGCTTGAATATCGGCGTCAGTGATGCGATGCCCAAGTTGATCGCATATCGCCTGATGGCGCCGTTATTGCGATTGTCCGATCCCAAGCAGATTCATTGCGTCGAGGACAAAACCGAGCGCTTGTTAACCGAGATCGGCTTGCACAGCATAGACATGATGTTGTCCGACGTGCCGGCCACGCCGGCCAGCGGCGCCAGGGTATTCAATCATTTTTTGGGTGAGTCCGCCGTGGCGATTTTTGCGGCGCCGGACTTGGCCGCGCGCTACCGACAGGATTTTCCGCGTTGCCTGAATGGCGCGCCGTTTTTGTTGCCCACTATCAATACCGCGCTGCGGCGCTCTCTGGACCAATGGTTTGATGACAAGCAGCTGAGTCCTACGATACAAGCCGAGGTGGAAGACAGTGGTTTATTGAAAACCTTCGGCGCGGCCGGGGTGGGGCTGTTCTTTTCGCCGCGAGCCGTTGCCAGTGAAATCCAGCGCCAATACGGCACTGAAATGTTGGGGCCGGCCGAGGGGGTGTTTGAGCGCTTTTATGCCATTACCGCGCAAAGGCGCTTGAAACATCCGCTAGTGACGGCGATTTTGGATAACGCACGGCAAGGTTTGCTGGATTTGTTGGATAGGCCGGGTTGA
- the pnp gene encoding polyribonucleotide nucleotidyltransferase, which translates to MNPIRKQFQYGDRLVTLETGEIARQANGAVIIDIEGTTLLVTVVGKKEGSGGDFFPLTVDYQEKAFAAGKIPGGFFKREGRPSENETLISRLIDRPIRPLFPEGFTNEVQIIATVISLNPEIDTEVPAILGASAALAVSGLPFMGPLGAACVGYINDQYVLNPTLPQIKESRLRLMVAGTHKAVLMVESEADLLPEDVMLGAVLFGHEQMQVAINAINEFAAEVATPPMAWTPPADNEALKAAVAAEAQASITAAYQIAEKLVRQDTLSAIRASVVEKLTAEDQFAEADVRNAIELLEYNIVRGAILNDRKRIDGRDLTTVRPISIRTGVLPRTHGSALFTRGETQALVVATLGTERDAQIIDALAGEYKDTFLFHYNFPPFSVGETGRTGSPKRREIGHGRLAKRGVQAVLPNMGEFPYVLRVVSEITESNGSSSMASVCGSSLALMDAGVPLKAPVAGIAMGLIKEGDQFAVLSDILGDEDHLGDMDFKVAGSENGVTALQMDIKIDGITPEIMKVALEQAKHGRLHILGEMNKALSSSREQMSDFAPRIISFKIDPAKIREVIGKGGVTIRAITEQTGASIDLSDDGVVNIASVDKAAGEEAKRMIEEITAEVEVGRTYEGKVVRLMDFGAFVTILPGKDGLVHISQISEERVEKVSDKLSEGDVVRVKVLEIDRQGRVRLSMKDADSE; encoded by the coding sequence GTGAATCCTATCAGGAAACAATTTCAGTACGGCGATCGTCTCGTCACGTTAGAAACCGGTGAAATTGCCCGCCAAGCCAATGGCGCGGTAATCATCGACATTGAAGGCACCACCTTGCTGGTCACCGTGGTCGGCAAAAAAGAAGGCAGCGGCGGCGATTTTTTCCCATTGACTGTGGACTATCAAGAAAAAGCCTTTGCCGCGGGCAAAATTCCCGGCGGTTTTTTCAAACGCGAAGGCCGTCCCAGTGAGAACGAAACCCTGATCTCGCGCCTGATCGACCGCCCCATCCGCCCATTGTTTCCCGAAGGCTTCACCAACGAAGTCCAAATCATCGCGACCGTCATTTCGTTGAATCCGGAAATCGACACCGAAGTTCCGGCCATCCTCGGCGCCTCCGCCGCGCTGGCCGTTTCCGGTCTACCGTTCATGGGCCCCTTGGGCGCGGCTTGCGTGGGTTACATCAACGACCAATATGTGCTGAACCCAACCTTGCCGCAGATCAAGGAATCGCGTTTGCGCCTGATGGTTGCCGGCACGCACAAGGCCGTACTGATGGTGGAATCGGAAGCCGATTTGCTGCCTGAAGACGTCATGCTGGGCGCGGTATTGTTCGGCCACGAGCAAATGCAGGTTGCGATTAACGCGATCAACGAATTTGCCGCCGAAGTCGCCACACCGCCGATGGCCTGGACGCCTCCCGCCGACAACGAAGCCTTGAAAGCCGCTGTCGCCGCCGAAGCCCAAGCCAGCATCACCGCGGCCTACCAGATTGCCGAAAAACTGGTTCGTCAGGATACCCTGAGTGCCATCCGCGCCTCGGTGGTTGAAAAACTGACCGCAGAAGATCAATTCGCCGAAGCCGACGTCCGCAACGCCATCGAATTGCTCGAATACAACATCGTCCGCGGCGCGATCCTGAACGACCGCAAACGTATCGACGGTCGCGATTTGACCACCGTGCGCCCGATCAGCATTCGCACCGGCGTGTTACCTCGCACCCACGGTTCCGCCCTGTTCACTCGCGGCGAAACCCAGGCCCTGGTCGTCGCGACGTTGGGCACCGAACGCGATGCACAAATCATCGACGCACTGGCGGGCGAATATAAAGACACCTTCCTGTTTCACTACAACTTCCCGCCGTTCAGCGTTGGCGAAACCGGCCGCACCGGCTCGCCGAAACGCCGTGAAATCGGCCACGGCCGTCTGGCTAAGCGCGGCGTACAAGCGGTATTGCCCAACATGGGCGAATTCCCATATGTATTGCGCGTGGTTTCCGAAATCACCGAATCCAACGGCTCCAGCTCGATGGCTTCGGTCTGCGGGAGCAGCTTGGCCTTGATGGACGCCGGCGTACCGTTGAAAGCCCCTGTCGCCGGTATCGCGATGGGCTTGATCAAGGAAGGCGATCAGTTCGCGGTGTTGTCCGACATTCTGGGCGATGAAGATCACCTGGGCGACATGGATTTCAAGGTCGCCGGCTCCGAAAACGGCGTCACCGCATTGCAAATGGACATCAAGATCGACGGCATCACGCCCGAAATCATGAAAGTCGCGCTGGAGCAAGCCAAACACGGTCGCCTGCATATCTTGGGTGAAATGAACAAGGCCCTGTCCAGCTCGCGTGAACAGATGTCCGACTTCGCACCACGCATCATCTCCTTCAAAATAGACCCTGCCAAGATCCGCGAAGTGATCGGCAAAGGCGGCGTGACGATCCGCGCGATTACCGAACAAACCGGCGCCAGCATCGACCTGAGCGACGACGGCGTGGTCAATATCGCTTCCGTCGACAAGGCGGCCGGCGAAGAAGCCAAACGCATGATCGAAGAAATCACCGCCGAAGTCGAAGTGGGCAGAACCTACGAAGGCAAGGTGGTGCGGTTAATGGACTTTGGCGCGTTCGTCACGATCCTGCCCGGCAAGGACGGCTTGGTGCACATTTCTCAAATCTCGGAAGAACGAGTCGAGAAAGTCAGCGACAAACTGTCCGAAGGCGACGTGGTCCGGGTCAAGGTCCTGGAAATAGACCGTCAAGGCCGCGTGCGTTTGAGCATGAAAGACGCCGATAGCGAATAA